In the Clostridium gelidum genome, CCTGTTAATAAAGGTGATGATATTTCTGGTAATATAACCTTAAAAAAGGTTCTCACGCGACTTGCTCCAAGCATCATTGCAGCTTCTTCATATTGATTATCTAAATCTTCTAATACTGGCTGAACCGTTCTTACAACAAATGGAATTCCTATAAAGGTTAGAGCTACAACAATTCCAAAAATTGAAAAGGAAGATTTAATTCCAAAAGAATAAAGTATCTTTCCTATCCATCCATTTTCTGAATATAAGGCTGTTAAAGATATACCTGCAACGGCTGTAGGCAGTGCAAATGGCAAGTCAACTATCCCATCTATAAATCTTTTAAAGGGAAAATCATATCTTACTAGAACCCATGCTAAAATCAAACCAAATACACTATTTATTATTGCTGCTATGAATGCAGCTCCAAAACTAACTAAATACCCATGTAATACTCTAGCTTCTAATATTGTGCTTAAGAATTTATCAACGCCCATTCCTGATGACTTTATAGCTAAAGTTGATAATGGAATTAAAACGATAAGGCTTAAATAAACAAGAGAAACTCCCATTGTTAATCTAAATCCTGGAATAACTCTTTTAGACTTGCTCATAAATATCCTCCTTAATTAATGAATGATTAATAATGAATAGTGAATGATTAAGGTTGAAATTCCTAAAGGAATTTCTTCCTTCTTCCTTCATCATTAATTTTTCATCATTCATCATTAACTAAAATTACTTCTTTGGCATATAAATTTGATCAAAAGTTCCTCCGTCTGCAAAATGAGTTGCTTGGGCTTTTGTCCAACCTCCAAATTCATTATCTACTGTAACTAAGTTAATATCTGGGAATTTATCCTTATATTTTTCAGCTACTTCTTTATCTCTAGGTCTATAATAATTTTGTGCTGCTATTTCTTGACCTTCTTTAGTATATAAGTAATCTAGATAAGCATTTGCAACCTCTCTAGTTCCCCTTTTATCTACAACTTTATCCACTATGGCAACTGGTGGCTCTGCTAAAATACTCAATGAAGGTACAACTATTTCGTATTTATCATCTCCAAATTGATTAAGTGATAAAAACGCTTCATTTTCCCAAGCTATAAGTACATCTCCCATTCCTCTTTCAACAAAACTCGTTGTTGAATCTCTAGCCCCTGAATCCAGTACTTCAACGTTAGAATATAATTTAGAAACAAAATCTTTTGCAGCTACTTGATCTCCATTATTTTTATGTGCTGCATAAGCCCATGCTGCTAAGTAATTCCATCTTGCACCACCAGAAGTTTTAGGATTTGGTGTTATAACAGAAACATCTTTTTTTATTAAATCATCCCAATCTTTTATTTGTTTAGGATTTCCTTTTCTAACAAGGAAAACAATAGTTGATGTATAAGGTGAACTATTTTCTTTAAATTCACTTTGCCAATTCTTTTCAATAAGTCCAGAATCACTTATGGCATCTATGTCATAAGCTAATGCTAATGTTACAACATCTGCATCTAATCCTTCAATAACTGATCTTCCTTGTTTTCCTGAACCTCCATGAGATTGATTTATAGTTACTTCTTGTCCAGTTTTTTCTTTCCAATACTTTGCAAAGCTTTCATTATACTTTGTATATAATTCTCTTGTAGGATCATATGATACATTTAAAAGTTCTACCGGCTTATTGCTTGTTGTATTTTCACTGCTTCCACTTTGCTTTCCACAGCCTACAAAAACCCCCATTATTAATGTAGCTGAAAGCACTAAGCTTAAAATTCTAATTTTTTTCATAATATTTCGCCCCTCTTCTTGTATTAAATATTGTAATCTTTCTTATATGTTTAGTAGGCTTTTAACGTAAACATCTTTAATTAGAAATACTTTTTGATTTCTAATTAAATTATGATATTAATCATTCATTTTAATATGAATTTTCAATCCCCACTATCTTTATAAACTTTATATGAAATTAACTATAAGGTATATCTATGCTGTTGTCAACAAAATTGTTCGAGATATTATAAAAAATTTTGAAAGTCATAGATTAACAAAATAATCAGCAAATTTAACTTTGTTATTTATTTACACTCAATCAAATAAATAAGAAAAACAGGTAGTCCAATTTTTAACTACCTGCTAATTCATAAGAATATTATGAAATTTATAATATTTTTATTAAATAATGTAAATGTTTATTTTTTGTTTTCTAAATCTCTTATTTGAATTAATAACCTTTCCTTATCTTTTTTCAAAGATTTACTCCTCCAAATAATACCTATAAATGACATAATAATAATCAAAGCAATAATTATACCAAATACTGGTTTTTCTTTTGTTTTTATGCTACTATGATTTACCTTTAATTCTTGAAGTTTGGGTATCAAATTCTTATCATTTATGTTAGGTGTATATAGAATTTTTCCCTTGTATTCTGAATTATCCCTTGGTGTTATTGTTATTTCTTTATCCGTTATAACAATTTGTGAAATTTGATTTTCATCCACTAAGTTTATAAATTCGTTATAGCTAATCTCTTTCGTTGTAGTAAGTTTCTTTACGTAATTAAATCCCATTAGAAACACAAATAATATTGCAAAAAATATAACAATTATTTTTATACCCTTGCTTTTATTTTTGTACATTTCTTTTTACCCCTTTCAAAACAGTGTTATATAAACCATACATTTATTTATATGTAATATTAATATCATAACATGCATTGTAAATCTCATTTTGATAATCTCAATCAGTTTTATATATATTGCAATTTAAATTTTACATTATCAATAATAAAATTTCAAAATATTATGAAAGAATTTCAACATAAATAAAAATATTATATTTTAAATTATTTATAATACACTAAACCTATAAACTTATGCTATAATATGTTACAAATAATATTATTAATCATTATTTAGGTAGGAGGATTTATTTTGAATAATTTAAAACAAGATTTATTAATTGAACTAGAAGACTTTAAGAGATTAGGTGATAAATTTTTATGTGGTGAAGTTTCCATTGGGGATTTTAAAAAAGTTTCTGGAGGAATGGGAGTATATTCAGAACGTAGTAAGAAAGAGTTTATGATAAGACTTAGAATACCTTCAGGAATAACTAATATAAATCAAATGAATTGGTTATGTGGTATAGCTGAAAAATATGAATTAGATAAATTTCATTTAACTACAAGAGAAGCAATTCAATATCATAATTTATCAATAGATCAAACTTGCAGCATAATGAAAGATGGAATAGATAATGATATATATTCTAGAGGTGGTGGTGGAAACTTCCCCCGAAATGTTGCTATGTCTCCATTATCTGGAGTTGATAAATCTGAAGCTTTCGATGTAACACCATATGCTTTAGCTGTGAATAATCATTTTCTAAGTAAAATAACAACATACAAGTTACCAAGAAAGTTTAAAGTATCTTTCTCAAGTAACAATGATGATCTTGGACATTGTAATGTTACTGATTTAGGATTCCTAGCTATTATTAAGGATAATAAGAAATATTTTAAAGTGTATATGGGTGGAGGTCTTGGCAGAAATCCTAAAATTGGCATTGAATATGATGAACTTATAGATCCAAGTGAAGTTTTATATCATGTGGATGCTATGACTAATTTATTTGTTAAAGAAGGCGATTATGAGAATAGGAATAAAGCTCGTATAAGATTTATATTAGAAAGAATGGGAACAGAGAAATTTATAGAAACATATAAAGAACATTTAAAAGAAGTTCTAAACAAAGAAGATTTAAATTTAGCAGTGACTTCAAAAGAATACACTAAAGAAGGTAAAGAGTTAGACATAAAACATTCAAGGTTATTTGAGCAAAAACAAAAAGGTTTATATAGTGTATATTTCCATCCAATTGGTGGGCAAATATATATTGAAAAATTAAGAGGAATTTTAGATAAGCTAAAAGGAATAGAAGATCTAGAAATAAGACTTACAATGACAGAAGGAATGTTTTTTAGAAACTTAAATGGAGAAGAAGCTAAGAAAGTATTAGAGATGACACAAGATCTTGGTGGTGAAACAGCTATAGAACAAAGTGTTTCATGTATTGGAGTTCCAATATGCCAAGTTGGAATTTTAGAAAGTCAAAAAACATTAAATAATATAATAAATTATTTTAAAGAAAAGGGATATAAAAAAGATGTATTGCCAAGAATTCATGTATCTGGATGTGGAAATTCATGTGCAGTTCATGAGGTAGTAGGAATTGGATTAACAGGGAAACGTAAAAAAGTAAATGATACTATAGAAGATGTATTTGAACTGCATATTAATGGATCATTTGAAACGGGTGACGCAAGACTTGGAAAGGTTTATGGAGATATACTTGCATGTGAAATCCCAAGATTTTTATATGAGTTATCATTACTTGTAGAAAATAAAAACATTAGCTTTGATGATTATGTAAAAACTAATGAAGTGGAATTAGTTGAACTAATAGGTAAATATATTAAATAATAGCGCTCCACTTTATGAACTTATTCTACAAAACTTACAGGAAAATTCTATGAAGGAAATCCGCTTCTAAAGATTATTCTATAATTTGTATTTACTGCAAATTGCTTTTCGATTTATTGTGGTTACATGTGCTGATATTGCCACAAATTGCATGGATAGTATTTTCTAAATATCACATACTATTATAGCAAATGAAAATATAATAAATTAAGAAAAGAGGTTATAATTATGAAAAAGAATGATAGTATAGGATGCGCTGTTACAGAATGTAAATATCATAGTGATGAAGTTCAATACTGTGCTTTAGACAAAATCCAAGTTGTAAAACATAGTAATGAAGCAACGACAGTTGAACAAACTGATTGTGGAAGTTTTGAATCAAAATAACTAATTTTAATACTGCTTACGTTATGTAAGCAGTATTTTTCGTTTCATTAACATTTTATCATTTCAAATAAAAATTTGAACATCTAGTTTGAGCATAAATTGAAGATTTTGTTTCCGAAATACTTATGTATTGTAGATTACAAAGTGTATTAGTATTATGAATACAATTTTCCACTTCACAAGTAATATAATCACATTGTGTATTAGTATTTGTATTATTAGTTATAATATTGTCTAAATATTTACCTGAAAATGAATCACACCAGGTTCCACTTTTACTTAATACATTTATACCGCCAATATTAGCTCTGCTAGAATAACAAATACCACTTTTATTATGTGAACAGTTATTTATATCACAATTAATTTGTTGCATACAAACACTCCTTTTAATTCCATATTAAAATTTCTTCATAAGCTTATTTTGTATTTATAAACATACTACGATATTATTACCTTTTTAAACTATTCAATATTACTTAATATAATAGACTTAATTACATCTTTTATTTCCTCATATCCAGTACATCAATTGAGATAATTTTTGCATGTGCATAAGGACTTGTTAGTATTTTTCCATGCAGCATACCAGGACTAATTAAGTCATCAGTACATTTTGCAGTTCCTGTAACTTTATCAAAAGCTTCCTTCCTTGGTATACTTACTCCAATTCCATTTATATTGCTCAAATATAATTATCTCCTATATCTATGTTGATTGAAAATTATACGCTCAATTTATGTAATTAAAAATATTAATTTATTTTTCCCAAACTTTTTTCATTTATTCATTTTATAAAAACTTATTTGTAATTATTTAATTGAAT is a window encoding:
- a CDS encoding DUF1540 domain-containing protein, which encodes MQQINCDINNCSHNKSGICYSSRANIGGINVLSKSGTWCDSFSGKYLDNIITNNTNTNTQCDYITCEVENCIHNTNTLCNLQYISISETKSSIYAQTRCSNFYLK
- the cysT gene encoding sulfate ABC transporter permease subunit CysT; the protein is MSKSKRVIPGFRLTMGVSLVYLSLIVLIPLSTLAIKSSGMGVDKFLSTILEARVLHGYLVSFGAAFIAAIINSVFGLILAWVLVRYDFPFKRFIDGIVDLPFALPTAVAGISLTALYSENGWIGKILYSFGIKSSFSIFGIVVALTFIGIPFVVRTVQPVLEDLDNQYEEAAMMLGASRVRTFFKVILPEISSPLLTGFGLAFARGIGEYGSVVFIAGNKPMKTEIAPLLIMSKLEQYNYGGATAIAVVMLCTSFLILFVINGIQLRNNRLKQI
- a CDS encoding DUF1540 domain-containing protein gives rise to the protein MKKNDSIGCAVTECKYHSDEVQYCALDKIQVVKHSNEATTVEQTDCGSFESK
- a CDS encoding nitrite/sulfite reductase translates to MNNLKQDLLIELEDFKRLGDKFLCGEVSIGDFKKVSGGMGVYSERSKKEFMIRLRIPSGITNINQMNWLCGIAEKYELDKFHLTTREAIQYHNLSIDQTCSIMKDGIDNDIYSRGGGGNFPRNVAMSPLSGVDKSEAFDVTPYALAVNNHFLSKITTYKLPRKFKVSFSSNNDDLGHCNVTDLGFLAIIKDNKKYFKVYMGGGLGRNPKIGIEYDELIDPSEVLYHVDAMTNLFVKEGDYENRNKARIRFILERMGTEKFIETYKEHLKEVLNKEDLNLAVTSKEYTKEGKELDIKHSRLFEQKQKGLYSVYFHPIGGQIYIEKLRGILDKLKGIEDLEIRLTMTEGMFFRNLNGEEAKKVLEMTQDLGGETAIEQSVSCIGVPICQVGILESQKTLNNIINYFKEKGYKKDVLPRIHVSGCGNSCAVHEVVGIGLTGKRKKVNDTIEDVFELHINGSFETGDARLGKVYGDILACEIPRFLYELSLLVENKNISFDDYVKTNEVELVELIGKYIK
- a CDS encoding sulfate ABC transporter substrate-binding protein is translated as MKKIRILSLVLSATLIMGVFVGCGKQSGSSENTTSNKPVELLNVSYDPTRELYTKYNESFAKYWKEKTGQEVTINQSHGGSGKQGRSVIEGLDADVVTLALAYDIDAISDSGLIEKNWQSEFKENSSPYTSTIVFLVRKGNPKQIKDWDDLIKKDVSVITPNPKTSGGARWNYLAAWAYAAHKNNGDQVAAKDFVSKLYSNVEVLDSGARDSTTSFVERGMGDVLIAWENEAFLSLNQFGDDKYEIVVPSLSILAEPPVAIVDKVVDKRGTREVANAYLDYLYTKEGQEIAAQNYYRPRDKEVAEKYKDKFPDINLVTVDNEFGGWTKAQATHFADGGTFDQIYMPKK
- a CDS encoding ATP-dependent metallopeptidase FtsH/Yme1/Tma family protein produces the protein MYKNKSKGIKIIVIFFAILFVFLMGFNYVKKLTTTKEISYNEFINLVDENQISQIVITDKEITITPRDNSEYKGKILYTPNINDKNLIPKLQELKVNHSSIKTKEKPVFGIIIALIIIMSFIGIIWRSKSLKKDKERLLIQIRDLENKK